A stretch of Triticum aestivum cultivar Chinese Spring chromosome 1D, IWGSC CS RefSeq v2.1, whole genome shotgun sequence DNA encodes these proteins:
- the LOC123179860 gene encoding disease resistance protein RPM1-like produces the protein MAEAILLAVSKIGAVILNQAVTDVVQKLSKIEALKELPTKVKRINVELTTMNNIILDLGTAHLSNNVIKGWIGNVRDLAYRVEDVIDKYSYEALKLKDEGFLQRYIFGGSRHIKVFSKIAEEIEDIEKDIMQIKELPKYWRDTVQPTNNDHAKIDKTRSGSCFPGLFSDEDLVGIDENRSKLTEWLSTDDKESSVITVSGMGGLGKTTLVKNVYDREKVNFPDTHAWIVVSQAYDVVDLLGSLLTKLRLTQGTQSPLSMDAKANVYDLTEAIRKTLQDRKCLIVLDDVWDKDAYTQMCNAFQGLQGSRVMITTRKEDVAALASPRRRLVLQPLGSAESFKLFCSRAFHNSPNCECLPELVTVAVDVVKKCHGLPLAIISAGSLLSTKQPTEYVWNQMSKQLRDEFKGDNNVQAILNLSYHDLSGDLRNCFLYSSLFPEDYAMSRESLVRLWVAEGFVMRKGNNTPEEVAEGNLMELIGRNMLEVVEWDELFRVSKCKMHDIVRDLALAVAKEERFGSASDSGEMVRMDKEVRRFSTSSGWTDSNTDARVEFPRLRTIMSLAASSSSTNMLSSVFSGSNYLTVLELQDSAIVEVPASIGNLFNLRYIGLRRTNVQSLPDTIEKLLNLETLDIKQTRVEKIPPGIVKIEKLRHLLADRFADEKQTEFRYFVGVEAPHMISNFQELQTLETVHASKDLSLELKKMRKLQTVWVDNINASNCDDLFKTLSDMPLLSSLLLSAYDENEKLSFLSLVPISKKLHRLIVRGGWADGTLKCPIFQGHGRNLKYLALSWCNLGKEDPLQLLASHLPALTYLSLNRVSSAAILVLSAGSFSKLKTLVLKCMPNVKQLDIEEGAIPHIDGIYIVSLVELNMVPRGIESLGTLKKLWMLGLHKDFKAQWNLNQMHNKMKHVPELRS, from the coding sequence ATGGCGGAGGCGATACTCCTTGCTGTGTCGAAGATTGGGGCAGTCATTCTGAATCAAGCAGTCACGGATGTGGTACAGAAGCTATCGAAGATTGAAGCTCTAAAGGAATTGCCAACAAAAGTCAAAAGAATCAATGTAGAACTAACGACCATGAATAATATAATTCTTGATTTGGGCACAGCACATCTCAGTAACAATGTCATCAAGGGTTGGATTGGAAATGTAAGAGATCTGGCTTACCGTGTTGAGGATGTAATTGATAAGTACTCATATGAGGCTCTTAAGCTCAAGGACGAAGGCTTCCTGCAACGGTACATCTTCGGAGGTTCACGCCATATAAAGGTCTTCAGTAAAATTGCCGAGGAAATTGAGGATATAGAGAAGGATATCATGCAGATCAAAGAGTTGCCTAAATATTGGAGGGACACAGTGCAACCCACAAACAATGATCATGCAAAGATTGATAAGACGCGGTCTGGTAGCTGCTTTCCAGGACTCTTTAGTGATGAGGATCTTGTGGGAATTGATGAAAATAGGAGCAAGTTGACTGAATGGTTGAGCACTGATGATAAAGAAAGCTCGGTGATAACAGTTTCTGGTATGGGAGGCTTGGGGAAAACAACCCTTGTGAAGAATGTGTATGATAGGGAAAAAGTCAACTTCCCTGATACTCATGCTTGGATTGTGGTGTCACAGGCATATGATGTAGTTGATTTGCTGGGGTCATTGCTCACCAAGCTACGGCTCACACAAGGGACACAATCTCCTCTTAGCATGGATGCCAAAGCTAATGTTTATGACTTAACAGAGGCAATAAGGAAGACACTACAAGACAGGAAGTGTTTAATCGTGCTTGATGATGTGTGGGACAAAGATGCATATACACAGATGTGCAATGCTTTCCAGGGTCTCCAAGGAAGTCGTGTTATGATCACAACACGGAAGGAAGATGTTGCCGCTCTTGCTTCACCTAGGCGTCGCCTGGTACTCCAACCATTGGGTAGTGCCGAATCATTTAAGCTATTTTGCTCAAGGGCTTTCCACAACAGCCCAAACTGTGAGTGCCTGCCAGAGCTCGTGACAGTGGCTGTTGATGTTGTTAAGAAGTGTCATGGCCTGCCATTGGCTATTATATCTGCTGGCAGCCTATTGTCCACGAAGCAACCAACAGAGTATGTATGGAATCAGATGTCCAAACAACTTCGGGACGAGTTTAAAGGGGATAACAATGTCCAAGCTATACTTAATCTGAGCTACCATGACTTGTCAGGTGATCTCAGGAACTGCTTCCTGTACAGCAGCTTGTTCCCTGAAGATTATGCAATGTCACGGGAGAGCCTTGTGCGGTTGTGGGTTGCTGAAGGATTCGTGATGAGGAAAGGAAACAACACGCCAGAAGAAGTGGCTGAGGGAAATCTGATGGAACTCATCGGCCGGAATATGTTGGAAGTTGTGGAGTGGGATGAGCTCTTCAGGGTTAGTAAATGTAAGATGCATGACATTGTCCGTGACCTTGCTCTTGCTGTGGCTAAAGAGGAGAGGTTTGGCTCTGCGAGTGATTCAGGCGAAATGGTTCGCATGGATAAAGAAGTTCGTCGATTCTCGACATCAAGTGGTTGGACTGACAGTAACACAGATGCAAGAGTGGAATTTCCACGGCTGCGCACCATCATGTCCCTTGCGGCATCTTCGTCCTCTACCAACATGCTTTCCTCGGTTTTCTCTGGATCCAACTACCTTACTGTTCTCGAGCTTCAAGACTCTGCAATAGTCGAAGTGCCAGCATCCATAGGAAATCTGTTCAATCTCCGCTACATCGGTTTGAGGCGTACCAATGTCCAATCACTGCCAGACACCATAGAGAAACTCTTAAACCTAGAGACATTGGACATCAAGCAAACAAGAGTAGAAAAGATCCCGCCAGGAATTGTAAAGATTGAGAAGCTGCGACATCTCTTAGCAGACAGGTTTGCTGATGAGAAGCAAACCGAATTCCGATACTTTGTCGGGGTTGAAGCGCCTCATATGATTTCCAACTTTCAAGAACTGCAAACTCTTGAGACCGTCCATGCCAGCAAAGACTTGTCCCTGGagttgaagaaaatgaggaagctGCAAACTGTTTGGGTTGATAACATTAATGCATCTAACTGTGACGACCTTTTCAAAACCCTCTCAGATATGCCCCTTCTTTCTAGCTTACTTCTCTCTGCATATGATGAGAACGAGAAACTTTCTTTCCTATCACTAGTGCCAATTTCCAAGAAGCTCCACAGACTAATCGTCAGAGGTGGCTGGGCTGATGGGACACTCAAGTGCCCAATATTTCAGGGCCATGGGAGGAATCTCAAGTACTTGGCTCTAAGTTGGTGTAATCTTGGGAAAGAAGATCCGCTGCAGTTGTTGGCATCTCATCTGCCAGCTCTAACTTATCTCAGTCTTAACAGGGTGAGTAGTGCAGCAATATTGGTCCTTTCTGCCGGGTCCTTTTCTAAGCTGAAGACACTCGTCTTGAAGTGCATGCCTAATGTCAAGCAACTGGATATTGAAGAGGGTGCCATTCCACACATTGATGGGATCTACATCGTGTCACTCGTGGAGCTGAATATGGTCCCTCGTGGCATTGAATCCCTTGGGACCCTCAAGAAGCTCTGGATGCTGGGACTGCACAAGGACTTCAAGGCCCAGTGGAATCTGAACCAGATGCACAACAAGATGAAGCATGTTCCAGAGCTCCGTTCCTAG